The Agreia sp. COWG nucleotide sequence CACGGTGATGACCATTCTCAACGGGCAGCTGCGTCCCGTCTTCGTGCGAGACCGTTCGATCACGGTCGATACGAAGGCGGCCGAGAAAGCCGATGCGTCGAAGCCCGGACAGGTCGCTGCCCCATTCTCGGGCGTCGTGACGTTGAAGGTCGCGGAGGGTGATCTGGTGCGGGCGGGGGAGTCCGTGGCCACGATAGAGGCCATGAAGATGGAAGCTGCCATCACCTCTGGTATCGCAGGACGAGTCAGTCGTCTCGCGATCGCCGAGACTCAACAGGTCGAGGCGGGCGATCTGCTCGTCGTGGTGAGACCCCTGTGAGCGTCCGTGAGATCCGACTATTCGGAGACCCGGTCCTGAAGACGGTGTCAGACGAGGTCGCCGAGATCGACGAGCGCACCCGCGGCCTCATCGCCGATCTGCTCGACACGGTGCAGGTGCCGGGGCGGGCAGGTGTGGCCGCCAGTCAGATCGGCGTCAACCTGCGCGCCTTCAGTTACAACGTCGATGGGCAGATCGGTTACATCATCAACCCCGTCATCGAGGAGTTGTCTGGCGAGCCCGAGATGGTCGACGAGGGCTGCCTGTCGGTTCCCGGGCTGTGGTTCCCCACCCGGCGCTACCCCTTCGCCCGTGCGCGAGGCATCGACCTCGACGGCAACGCGATCGAGGTGTCCGGCACCGGAGTGCTCGCCCAGGCGCTGCAACACGAGACGGACCATCTCGACGGACTGCTCTACCTCGACCGCCTCGAGAAGCCGGAGCGTCGGGAGGCCATGAGGCAGGTGCGCGAGTCGAAGTGGTTCTAGGCTAGGCCGGGGCTCGCAGCCGAGTGTCGAGCGCTCGTCGTATCGAGTGCGCTCACGCGATCGACACGCGAGGACGCGTCGGTGATACCCCAGGACTCGAACAGGGGGGCCCAGAGCGACTTCAGACGAATCTCGAATTCCTCATCGCTCACAGTCATCGATCCGCCCAACAGGCCGAATGTCGTGCTGAGCAGGAGCCCGGCCGTTCGCCCGGGCAGGTCGGCCGGGTTGCCACCGGACTCGCGTATCGCGAACTCGAGCTGCTCCCTGATGATCGTCTGCCAGTCGAATCCACGGGGAACCTGAATGCCCATTTCGACGAACTCGTGCAGAAGCCGGGTCGCCCCCCCGGCAACCGCGCAGGCTCGCGCGTCGAGAGAGGTGGTCAGAAGAAACGCGGTGAGACGCTCGAGACCGGGTTCCTGGGGCAGCTGTTCATAGAAGGTGCTCCACCGACGCTGCTGATGTTCGATGACAGCGATCGCGAGGTCGAGCTTCGATGGGAACAGGTGGTAGCCGATAGCCGACTTCGGTTTACCCATAGCTTCCGCGACTCGTGAGAACGTCGTCGCCTCGTAACCGTAGGTGCCGAACTGGCGACCCGCGGCCTCGATGATCGCCTCTCTCGAGGCTTCCATTGCTTGCAGACGTCGATTCATTTTGCTCCTAGCCCATT carries:
- a CDS encoding TetR/AcrR family transcriptional regulator; protein product: MNRRLQAMEASREAIIEAAGRQFGTYGYEATTFSRVAEAMGKPKSAIGYHLFPSKLDLAIAVIEHQQRRWSTFYEQLPQEPGLERLTAFLLTTSLDARACAVAGGATRLLHEFVEMGIQVPRGFDWQTIIREQLEFAIRESGGNPADLPGRTAGLLLSTTFGLLGGSMTVSDEEFEIRLKSLWAPLFESWGITDASSRVDRVSALDTTSARHSAASPGLA
- a CDS encoding peptide deformylase; translated protein: MSVREIRLFGDPVLKTVSDEVAEIDERTRGLIADLLDTVQVPGRAGVAASQIGVNLRAFSYNVDGQIGYIINPVIEELSGEPEMVDEGCLSVPGLWFPTRRYPFARARGIDLDGNAIEVSGTGVLAQALQHETDHLDGLLYLDRLEKPERREAMRQVRESKWF